Part of the Kineococcus aurantiacus genome, CCTCCCCGCTGTCGCGCATCGCCCACGGCGAGCCCGTCCACGGCGAGCGCGTCACCGCCGCCCGCTCCTCGGACATGTCCGGGGTCCGCGAGGCCCTGTGGGTCGTCGGCCTGCCGCTGTCGGACGCCTCCGCCGACCAGCTCCACGGCCTGGCCCTGGTGGTCCTGCTGCCGCTGCGCGAGGAGGGCATGGTCCGCGACGCGCAGGAGTCGGCCGAGCAGCTGCACAGCCGCGCCGTCCTGGCCAGCGACCTGTCGTTCACCATCTCCGACCCCAACCTGCCCGACAACCCGCTCGTCTGGATCAACCCCGCCTTCGAGAAGGTCACCGGTTACGGCAAGGACGTCGTCGGGCAGAACTGCCGCTTCCTGCAGGGGCCGGACACCGACGTCGAGGCCGTGCGGCGCATCCGCAAGGCCCTGCGCGAGGGCGACACGATCACCGAGCTGCTGCTGAACTACCGCAAGGACGGGACGGCCTTCTGGAACGAGGTCGTCATCTCCCCCGTCAAGGACTCCACGGGCCGCGTCACCCACTTCGTCGGCGTCCAGTCCGACGTGACGCTGCGCGTGCAGGCCGAGCGCGAGCGCGACGCCGCGCTCGCCGTGGCCCGCGACGCCCGGCGCCGCCTGGAGTTCCTCTCCGGGGTCACCGACAAGCTGTCCGAGGTCCTGGACCCCCTCGCCGCCCAGGACCTCCTGCCCTCCCTGGTGGTGCCCGACTTCGCCGAGTGGGCGTTCGCGACCCTGCTCGACGCGACGGGCCGCACCCGGCACATCCGCGCCTCGCACTCCGACCCCGCCAGGGCGTCGGACGCGGCCCGCTTTCAGGAGCTGCACGCCGCCCTCGGCGACAACTCCCTGTCCATGCAGGTGCTGCGCGGGGAGGTCGGGCCGTCCCTGGTGACCGTCGAGGACGACCACGTCGACGCCGTCACCCGGACCGAGGAGATCGCGCAGGTGCTGCGCCGGCTGGGCCTGGGCAGCGCCGTCGTCGTGCCGCTGCGCGCGCGGGGCCAGGTCACCGGGTCCCTGACCCTGCTGTCGGGGCCGGACCGCCCGCCGTTCACCGAGGACGACCTGGCCACCGCGACGGACCTGGGCGCCCGGGCGGGCGTCGCGCTGGAGAACGCGCGGCTGTACGCCCAGCAGCGGACGTCGTCGGAGACGCTGCAGCGCAGCCTGCTCACCGACCCGCGCGACGCGCCGGGGCTGTCGATCGCGACGCGGTACCTGCCCGCGGCCGAGGCCGCGCAGGTCGGCGGGGACTGGTACGACGCCTTCACCCAGCCCGACGGCTCGAGCGTCGTCGTCATCGGCGACGTCATGGGCCACGACGTGTCGGCGGCCGCGGCGATGGGCCAGGTCCGCACCCTGGTGCGCGCGCTGGCCTACGACCGCGCCGCCGAGCCGGCGGAGGTCGTGGGCCGGCTCGACGGGCTGCTGGCCGGGCTGGGGATGACGACGCTGGCCACGGCCGTCGTGCTGCAGGTCGTGGCAGGCGACGACGACGACCGGCACGTGCGGTGGTGCACCGCCGGCCACCTGCCGCCCGTCGTGGTCGACCCCGACGGCAGCGTGCGGGTGCTGGAGGGCGACGGCATCGTGCTGGGCCTGGGCCCGGGGCAGGTGCGCACCCAGCACGAGTCGACCCTGCCGGTGGGGTCGGTGCTGCTGCTGTACACCGACGGGCTCGTCGAGCGCCGCGACCGCTCGATGACCGACCGGCTGGGCGAGCTGCGCGAGGTCGCCCGGGACCTCGGGGGCTTGGGCGTGCACGACCTGTGCGACGCGCTGCTGGCGCGGATGCTGCCCGAGGGCAGCGACGACGACGTGGCGATCGTGGCGCTGCGCGTCGAACCCCGCTGACCACTCCACTGACCACCCCGCTGACGACGCTGTGTAGAAGTTTCGTCGGCACGGTCACTCACCGTGGTCCATGATGGTCGGGCGCACACACCGTCAGCGCCCGACCACGCGGAGGTACCAGGGTGACTGA contains:
- a CDS encoding SpoIIE family protein phosphatase, giving the protein MDGTNAALAGRGIGDQLPEVLHGRPGAVLLVHVGDGTVLFANPLAEQLAPGVTLPCPVDEWSRRAGLESSAGDDITDPANDASPLSRIAHGEPVHGERVTAARSSDMSGVREALWVVGLPLSDASADQLHGLALVVLLPLREEGMVRDAQESAEQLHSRAVLASDLSFTISDPNLPDNPLVWINPAFEKVTGYGKDVVGQNCRFLQGPDTDVEAVRRIRKALREGDTITELLLNYRKDGTAFWNEVVISPVKDSTGRVTHFVGVQSDVTLRVQAERERDAALAVARDARRRLEFLSGVTDKLSEVLDPLAAQDLLPSLVVPDFAEWAFATLLDATGRTRHIRASHSDPARASDAARFQELHAALGDNSLSMQVLRGEVGPSLVTVEDDHVDAVTRTEEIAQVLRRLGLGSAVVVPLRARGQVTGSLTLLSGPDRPPFTEDDLATATDLGARAGVALENARLYAQQRTSSETLQRSLLTDPRDAPGLSIATRYLPAAEAAQVGGDWYDAFTQPDGSSVVVIGDVMGHDVSAAAAMGQVRTLVRALAYDRAAEPAEVVGRLDGLLAGLGMTTLATAVVLQVVAGDDDDRHVRWCTAGHLPPVVVDPDGSVRVLEGDGIVLGLGPGQVRTQHESTLPVGSVLLLYTDGLVERRDRSMTDRLGELREVARDLGGLGVHDLCDALLARMLPEGSDDDVAIVALRVEPR